One segment of Rosa chinensis cultivar Old Blush chromosome 6, RchiOBHm-V2, whole genome shotgun sequence DNA contains the following:
- the LOC112172557 gene encoding uncharacterized protein LOC112172557 encodes MDAKPKPSHPLCSAVAVISPQTTDLTAYPRRLRDAVLHPYHPPSSPNLTFGDDDPDKRNKLVQDLNDLTGEGNIDSMIAVEMGLKELAFLKVLFLYFALFLSFLYCSFLCNSPNKKSHININMGRLSLYCRHVSFLVVYCLH; translated from the exons ATGG ATGCCAAGCCTAAACCCTCTCATCCTCTTTGCAGTGCTGTCGCCGTTATCTCTCCGCAAACCACCGACCTCACCGCCTACCCTAGACGCCTCCGCGATGCCGTTCTTCACCCATATCATCCACCGTCCTCACCAAATCTAACTTTTG GTGATGATGATCCTGACAAGAGAAACAAACTAGTTCAGGACTTGAATGATTTAACTGGAGAAGGAAACATTGATAGTATGATTGCAGTTGAAATGGGATTGAAGGAGCTTGCTTTCCTGAAGGTTCTCTTCTTATACTTTGCtctctttctttcattcttATATTGTTCTTTCTTATGCAATTCTCCAAATAAGAAGTCACACATTAACATCAACATGGGTCGTCTGTCGTTATATTGCCGTcatgtttcttttttggtaGTGTACTGCTTGCATTAG